A window of the Cystobacter fuscus DSM 2262 genome harbors these coding sequences:
- a CDS encoding LysR family transcriptional regulator: MDLLALADFNLVARHGGFGRAARAAGRPKATLSRRVAELEASLDLRLFERGARTLKLTEEGRALFERTGALLTELDETAAAIASGGERPRGKLRISAPLLFSQTAMGKLAAGFALKYPEVRLEITTEDRTVDIVEEGYDLVIRVNPDPDESLVGRILLRDRLIVVASPGLARPAAKVAVPAVVRGAGDRSAAWDVLGPTGRSRIAIEPVLRLSSLIMVRDAVRAGVGAGRLPVSLVSHDLAAGTLVHWGDADGPDIALWTLYPSRRLLSARVSAFLDYLKEAFPMGTPDELAAYIGA; the protein is encoded by the coding sequence ATGGATCTGCTTGCCCTCGCTGATTTCAATCTCGTCGCCCGGCACGGAGGGTTCGGACGAGCCGCACGCGCCGCTGGGCGCCCGAAGGCGACCCTGTCCCGCCGGGTCGCGGAACTGGAGGCCAGCCTCGACCTGCGCCTGTTCGAGCGCGGGGCGCGCACACTGAAGCTCACCGAGGAAGGACGGGCGCTCTTCGAGCGAACGGGGGCATTGCTCACCGAGCTCGACGAGACCGCGGCGGCGATCGCTTCGGGTGGGGAAAGGCCGCGAGGCAAGTTGCGGATTAGCGCGCCTCTGCTCTTCTCGCAGACCGCGATGGGTAAGCTCGCGGCCGGCTTCGCGCTGAAATATCCGGAGGTCCGGCTCGAGATCACGACGGAAGATCGGACCGTCGACATTGTCGAGGAAGGTTATGATCTGGTCATCCGGGTCAATCCGGATCCGGATGAAAGCCTTGTCGGACGAATCCTTCTGCGCGATCGGCTGATAGTCGTCGCGAGCCCGGGCCTCGCTCGACCGGCGGCCAAGGTCGCTGTTCCGGCTGTGGTGCGGGGGGCGGGCGACCGGAGTGCAGCCTGGGATGTGCTGGGGCCCACTGGAAGATCACGCATCGCGATAGAGCCAGTCCTTCGCCTGTCATCGCTCATCATGGTCCGCGATGCTGTCCGAGCGGGCGTTGGCGCCGGACGCCTCCCCGTGTCACTCGTCAGTCACGATCTGGCTGCCGGCACGCTGGTGCATTGGGGTGATGCAGACGGGCCAGACATCGCCCTGTGGACGCTCTATCCATCGCGGCGGCTGCTGAGCGCGCGTGTCTCCGCCTTCCTCGACTATTTGAAGGAAGCTTTTCCCATGGGAACGCCTGACGAGCTGGCGGCCTATATCGGGGCGTAA
- a CDS encoding nuclear transport factor 2 family protein yields the protein MAEQPDSNSRLKAVQDYFRKVDRRDPGVMELFTDDVQLFFPKFGVSRGKAGLARFSQLLTSYLESIEHDIEGFRYVVSGDSIVVEGTEHGVTRGGVRWPDNEISQGRFCNVFEFEGPLIRRVHIYVDPDFTSADLERVRLLRGKPAEHTDTRAIASAYFARLRAGAEPDAIASLFSEEVDWDIPGDTRRVPWIGRRTGRGGVADFFRALREQVEPLRFEVRSLVVDGDEAVALGALASRVKRTGKIIESEFALHLSIRNGLIVRYRLFEDSFAVARATDP from the coding sequence ATGGCGGAGCAACCCGACAGCAACAGCCGGTTGAAGGCGGTCCAGGACTATTTCAGGAAGGTGGATCGCAGAGACCCTGGAGTCATGGAGCTCTTCACCGACGACGTGCAGTTGTTCTTCCCCAAGTTTGGCGTGAGCCGAGGCAAGGCCGGGCTCGCACGATTCTCGCAGCTGCTCACGAGCTACCTGGAAAGCATCGAGCACGATATCGAGGGCTTCCGTTACGTGGTCTCGGGCGACAGCATCGTGGTCGAGGGGACGGAGCACGGCGTGACGCGCGGCGGTGTGCGCTGGCCGGACAACGAGATATCCCAGGGCCGCTTCTGCAATGTCTTCGAGTTCGAGGGGCCGCTGATCCGGCGCGTTCATATCTATGTCGATCCGGACTTCACCAGCGCGGACCTGGAGCGCGTCCGGCTCCTCCGGGGCAAACCCGCGGAACACACGGATACCCGCGCCATCGCCAGCGCTTATTTCGCACGCCTGCGAGCGGGAGCGGAGCCGGACGCCATCGCGTCGCTGTTCAGTGAGGAGGTCGATTGGGATATCCCAGGCGACACCCGGAGGGTCCCCTGGATAGGGAGAAGAACGGGGCGAGGTGGCGTCGCGGACTTCTTCCGCGCGCTTCGAGAACAGGTCGAACCGCTCCGCTTCGAGGTCCGCTCGCTCGTCGTCGACGGCGACGAGGCCGTGGCGCTGGGTGCGCTGGCATCACGCGTCAAGCGCACAGGCAAAATCATCGAGAGTGAATTTGCCTTGCACCTGTCGATACGCAACGGCCTGATCGTTCGTTACCGGCTCTTCGAGGACAGCTTCGCGGTGGCAAGGGCGACAGACCCCTGA
- a CDS encoding TetR/AcrR family transcriptional regulator, protein MTNRGRPRSFDRDLALRRALEVFWAKGYEGAQIADLTLAMGINPPSFYAAFGSKEAAFREALELYLGTSGAGSMRVLDEVATVQEAIEAMLRESVESALAAPHAKGCLVVLGLVNCAPDNAPLGGHLAEMRHTTFRRLQQRIERGVRDGDLPAHVDTKALAAFYCTVMQGLSLRARDGASREELLGTVTLSMSTLNAHKTPSPANRRNSRTGARRV, encoded by the coding sequence ATGACGAATCGAGGAAGACCCCGGAGTTTCGACCGCGATCTCGCACTGCGACGGGCGTTGGAGGTGTTCTGGGCCAAGGGGTACGAAGGCGCACAGATCGCCGATCTCACCTTGGCCATGGGAATCAATCCACCGAGCTTCTACGCGGCCTTCGGTTCGAAGGAGGCCGCTTTTCGCGAGGCGCTCGAGTTGTATCTGGGCACGTCTGGCGCCGGCAGCATGCGAGTCCTGGACGAGGTGGCGACAGTCCAGGAGGCCATCGAGGCCATGTTGAGGGAGAGCGTGGAGAGCGCACTGGCCGCTCCCCACGCGAAGGGCTGTCTGGTTGTCCTGGGGCTCGTCAACTGCGCTCCGGACAACGCGCCGCTCGGCGGCCACCTCGCGGAGATGAGGCACACCACCTTCAGGCGGCTCCAGCAGCGAATCGAGCGGGGAGTGCGGGACGGAGACCTGCCCGCCCACGTCGACACGAAGGCCCTGGCCGCCTTCTATTGCACCGTCATGCAGGGCTTGTCGCTACGGGCCAGGGATGGAGCCTCTCGCGAGGAGCTCCTCGGCACGGTGACCTTGTCGATGAGCACCCTGAACGCCCACAAAACCCCCTCTCCGGCGAATCGCCGGAACAGCCGCACTGGAGCGAGACGCGTCTGA
- a CDS encoding dienelactone hydrolase family protein has translation MAIVNRVLLILVVCAAQLAWAAPGQIVARPIGTVSGINYGFWEYLPQDYDDDPEATFPLVIFLGGLGEAGDGSAGTTTGLEKLMSPTAPPKLIRNGRHFPFVLISPQRFNAWWSNAELDAVLEFAKSHYRVAPSRVYLTGISAGAIVTWTYAAAHPQKLAAIVPIAGNGNGVNVCALWDVPVWAFHGTSDGTVSYWGSVDPVNKLNTICTPRASPPAQLTLYSGVGHDSWGRTYSGSAGHDIYTWMLGYSRPQAAE, from the coding sequence ATGGCCATCGTGAATCGTGTCCTATTGATTCTGGTTGTCTGTGCCGCGCAGCTCGCATGGGCCGCTCCGGGCCAGATCGTTGCTCGTCCCATCGGGACGGTGTCGGGGATCAACTACGGTTTCTGGGAGTACCTGCCCCAGGACTACGATGACGATCCGGAGGCGACGTTCCCGCTCGTGATCTTCCTGGGAGGGCTCGGCGAGGCGGGCGATGGAAGTGCCGGTACCACGACGGGGCTCGAGAAGCTCATGAGTCCCACCGCTCCGCCAAAACTCATCCGCAATGGGCGGCATTTCCCGTTCGTGTTGATCTCACCGCAGCGCTTCAACGCCTGGTGGAGCAACGCGGAGCTCGACGCGGTGCTCGAGTTCGCGAAGAGCCACTACCGCGTCGCTCCCTCGCGAGTCTATCTCACGGGGATCTCCGCGGGAGCCATCGTGACCTGGACCTATGCGGCGGCCCATCCCCAGAAGCTCGCCGCCATCGTCCCCATCGCTGGCAATGGCAATGGCGTCAACGTCTGCGCGCTGTGGGATGTGCCGGTGTGGGCGTTCCACGGCACCAGTGACGGGACTGTTTCGTATTGGGGCTCGGTCGATCCGGTCAACAAGCTCAACACCATCTGCACCCCGCGGGCGAGTCCTCCCGCGCAGCTCACGCTCTATTCGGGTGTCGGGCATGACTCCTGGGGGCGCACCTACAGCGGCTCGGCGGGCCACGACATCTATACGTGGATGCTTGGCTACTCCCGCCCTCAGGCCGCTGAATAG
- a CDS encoding MarR family winged helix-turn-helix transcriptional regulator: MSTKNVHDAHIKASLPELHRALIDIVSVMNRPERDVALLEMAGLKLERALFPLLVLVERLGPIGVGDLAGRVGRDYTTVSRQVARLEELGLVDRRAGSADKRVREAIITPRGKAATDAVDAAREEMALTLFRDWTLKDFNELVRLMRMLADVMSEEPPAAP; encoded by the coding sequence GTGTCAACGAAAAATGTGCATGATGCACATATCAAGGCGTCCCTACCCGAGCTGCATCGAGCGCTGATCGACATCGTGAGCGTGATGAACCGCCCTGAGCGCGACGTGGCGCTGCTGGAGATGGCGGGACTGAAGCTCGAGCGTGCGCTCTTCCCGCTCCTCGTGCTGGTCGAGCGGCTGGGGCCGATCGGCGTGGGCGATCTCGCCGGTCGCGTCGGGCGCGACTACACCACCGTCAGCCGCCAGGTGGCGAGGCTGGAGGAACTCGGACTCGTCGACCGCCGCGCGGGCTCGGCCGACAAAAGGGTACGCGAGGCGATCATCACCCCGCGTGGGAAGGCGGCGACGGACGCCGTCGATGCCGCCCGCGAGGAAATGGCATTGACCTTGTTCCGCGACTGGACGCTCAAGGACTTCAACGAACTGGTCCGGTTGATGCGGATGCTGGCCGACGTCATGAGCGAGGAGCCGCCGGCCGCCCCTTGA
- a CDS encoding FAD-dependent oxidoreductase, translating into MEEQSPIAVLICGAGAAGLTLAIDLARRGVPFRLIEKRARPFPGSRGKGIQPRTQEVFEDLGIIDRLVAAGGVYPPSREYRDDGGHAESDMVEPQEPTPAEPYHLALMVPQFLTERVMRERLAEFGHHVEFGCELVGFEQDASGVTARLVGPEGEQTVRARYLVGADGGRSFVRGALGVDFPGKTLGVRAMVADVLLTGLDRDAWHQFNRGDMERQVSVCPLAGTDLFQLQAPIPLEGEVDLSAEGLERMVASRTGRSGIRVQSVSWASAYTMNARLAERYRVGRVFLVGDAAHIHPPTGGQGLNTSVQDAYNLGWKLAAVLGGAAERLLDSYEEERRPVAEAVLGLSTRLLDAMKRGVNRRTRDVRQLDIGYPESSLALGSSARPGGLLAGARAPDAPLRGAAGCSRRLFELFAGPHWTLVGFETKPDIVAPRRGLRIHEVGVGRELSDEAGHLREAYGLAPGEWVLVRPDGYVGAIVASEEAPTLDSYLAGVGLAVEGAEVRTA; encoded by the coding sequence GTGGAAGAGCAAAGCCCGATCGCGGTTTTGATCTGCGGTGCCGGTGCCGCCGGTCTCACCCTCGCCATCGACCTGGCACGGCGGGGTGTGCCATTCCGGCTGATCGAGAAGAGGGCTCGTCCGTTCCCCGGTTCGCGGGGCAAGGGGATCCAGCCGCGGACGCAGGAGGTGTTCGAGGATCTCGGCATCATCGACCGGCTCGTGGCGGCCGGCGGCGTCTACCCGCCGTCGCGGGAATATCGTGACGACGGCGGCCATGCCGAATCGGACATGGTCGAGCCCCAGGAGCCGACACCGGCCGAGCCCTACCACCTCGCGCTGATGGTCCCGCAGTTCCTGACCGAGCGGGTGATGCGCGAGCGGCTCGCCGAGTTCGGCCATCATGTCGAGTTCGGATGCGAGCTGGTCGGTTTCGAGCAGGACGCGAGTGGGGTGACGGCGCGCCTCGTGGGTCCCGAGGGCGAGCAGACCGTGCGTGCCCGCTATCTCGTTGGGGCGGACGGAGGGCGCAGCTTCGTGCGAGGCGCGCTCGGCGTGGATTTTCCCGGCAAGACGCTGGGCGTGCGCGCCATGGTGGCGGATGTCCTGCTGACCGGGCTCGACCGTGATGCCTGGCACCAGTTCAACAGGGGTGACATGGAGCGGCAGGTTTCTGTCTGCCCGCTCGCCGGAACCGATCTCTTCCAGCTCCAGGCCCCCATCCCGCTCGAGGGCGAGGTCGACCTCTCGGCCGAGGGGCTCGAGCGGATGGTCGCCAGTCGCACCGGTCGAAGCGGCATCCGCGTACAGTCGGTGTCGTGGGCGTCGGCCTACACGATGAATGCGCGGCTCGCCGAGCGCTATCGCGTCGGTCGGGTGTTCCTGGTCGGCGATGCCGCCCACATCCATCCGCCGACGGGAGGACAGGGCCTCAATACCAGCGTCCAGGACGCCTACAATCTCGGATGGAAGCTCGCGGCGGTGCTCGGCGGCGCTGCGGAGCGCCTGCTCGACAGCTATGAGGAGGAGCGGCGCCCGGTCGCGGAGGCGGTGCTCGGCCTTTCGACCCGCCTGCTCGACGCGATGAAGCGCGGAGTGAACCGTCGAACCCGCGACGTCCGTCAGCTCGACATCGGTTATCCGGAATCGTCGCTGGCGCTCGGGTCATCCGCGCGTCCCGGTGGTTTGTTGGCCGGAGCTCGTGCACCGGACGCGCCCCTGCGCGGAGCCGCTGGCTGCTCCCGACGCCTGTTCGAGCTGTTCGCTGGCCCGCACTGGACGCTGGTGGGTTTCGAAACAAAGCCAGACATCGTCGCGCCACGACGCGGACTGCGCATCCACGAGGTCGGGGTCGGCCGCGAGTTGTCGGACGAAGCGGGGCATCTGCGCGAGGCCTACGGTCTTGCTCCTGGCGAATGGGTGCTCGTGCGGCCAGATGGCTATGTCGGCGCGATCGTCGCCTCCGAGGAGGCCCCTACGCTCGACAGCTATCTCGCGGGGGTTGGTCTGGCGGTCGAAGGAGCAGAAGTGAGGACGGCATGA
- a CDS encoding ATP-binding protein, which produces MARSTLIKMGVRIAVVIALSTFFSFLHMRQTLRAEALTQLSQYVEQRGTQEESIFLLAEDTQSLLARDMEERVRAAPAPDEDARFDRLFTRLPDGTVRTRPAGSEGTPRVGAFIPPGVALDAGLRHRVLVAHDVLAQYGPAFRVRFVDTFITLPEGPMLTYWPERPNINLEVESGFNPLTLEYFQTSLPGNNPTRRPVWTRVSKEEVSAKWMVTVTTPLDVDGRYVAALSHDVMLEELIRRTLNDHLPQSYNILLRDDGELIAHPRMKASGGQLMSEEDQEHLREIMERVGNRQGAPVVELPSQGVWLAVARLHGTDWNFVTVLPEHVVSRPALQAARIVLLLGVLSLLLELLLMSWVLRKQISQPLMDFTQATARISSGDFQVNLDTAREDELGQLAKAFGAMATRLRRREEDLRAANEGLEQRVEERTRELKSVHQQLVQTARRTGMAEIATNVLHNVGNVLNSVYTSSQVAKERVLGMRLDHVSRVAQMLQARQANLAVFLTEDERGKLLTPFLDKLGQNLMDERQEVISLLEDVGRYTEHIGEIVKVQQDYARTPRLYEPVVLSELVEDALRINAAGLTRHHVTVEQRLEPVPPIVTDKHKMLMILVNLVSNAKYALDPVPEDSRRLVVLLRRSAEGSIHIALSDNGMGIAPELLTRIFQYGFTTREEGHGFGLHSSALAAQELGGTLRVESEGPGRGATFTLVIPPPPAQAET; this is translated from the coding sequence ATGGCCCGCTCGACGCTCATCAAGATGGGGGTGCGCATCGCGGTGGTCATCGCGCTGTCGACGTTCTTCAGCTTCCTGCACATGCGGCAGACGCTGCGGGCCGAGGCCCTGACGCAGCTCTCCCAGTACGTGGAGCAGCGCGGCACCCAGGAGGAGTCCATCTTCCTGCTGGCCGAGGATACCCAGTCGCTGCTCGCCCGAGACATGGAGGAGCGGGTGCGCGCCGCCCCAGCTCCTGACGAGGACGCGCGCTTCGACCGCCTGTTCACGCGGCTGCCCGACGGCACCGTGCGCACCCGGCCCGCGGGCTCCGAGGGCACGCCGAGGGTGGGCGCCTTCATCCCCCCGGGCGTCGCGCTGGATGCCGGGCTGCGCCACCGCGTCCTGGTCGCGCATGACGTGCTCGCCCAGTACGGCCCCGCCTTCCGCGTCCGCTTCGTCGACACCTTCATCACCCTGCCCGAGGGGCCGATGCTCACCTACTGGCCCGAGCGCCCCAACATCAACCTGGAGGTCGAGTCCGGCTTCAATCCGCTCACCCTGGAGTACTTCCAGACGAGCCTGCCCGGCAACAACCCCACGCGGCGGCCAGTTTGGACCCGGGTCTCCAAGGAGGAGGTCTCCGCGAAGTGGATGGTCACGGTCACCACGCCCCTGGACGTGGACGGCCGTTACGTGGCGGCCCTCAGCCATGACGTCATGCTCGAGGAGCTGATCCGCCGCACCCTCAATGACCACCTGCCCCAGTCGTACAACATCCTCTTGCGCGACGACGGCGAGCTCATCGCCCATCCGCGGATGAAGGCGTCCGGCGGGCAGCTCATGAGCGAAGAGGATCAGGAGCACCTGCGCGAGATCATGGAGCGCGTGGGAAACCGCCAGGGCGCGCCCGTGGTGGAGCTGCCCTCTCAAGGGGTGTGGCTCGCCGTGGCGAGGCTGCACGGCACGGACTGGAACTTCGTCACCGTGCTGCCCGAGCACGTGGTGTCCCGGCCCGCCCTCCAGGCGGCGCGCATCGTGCTGCTGCTCGGCGTGCTGTCGCTGCTCCTGGAGCTGCTCCTCATGTCCTGGGTGCTGCGCAAGCAGATCAGCCAGCCTCTGATGGACTTCACCCAGGCCACCGCGCGCATCTCCTCGGGCGACTTCCAGGTGAACCTGGACACCGCGCGCGAGGACGAGCTGGGCCAGCTGGCCAAGGCCTTCGGGGCCATGGCCACCCGGCTGCGCCGCCGCGAGGAGGACCTGCGCGCGGCCAACGAGGGGCTCGAGCAGCGCGTGGAGGAGCGCACGCGCGAGCTCAAGTCAGTCCACCAGCAGCTGGTGCAGACGGCGCGCCGCACGGGCATGGCGGAGATCGCCACCAACGTGCTGCACAACGTGGGCAACGTGCTCAACAGCGTCTACACGTCCTCCCAGGTCGCCAAGGAGCGCGTGCTGGGCATGCGCCTGGACCATGTGAGCCGGGTGGCCCAGATGCTCCAGGCGCGGCAGGCCAATCTCGCCGTCTTCCTCACCGAGGACGAGCGGGGCAAGCTGCTCACGCCCTTTCTCGACAAGCTCGGCCAGAACCTGATGGACGAGCGCCAGGAGGTCATCTCCCTGTTGGAGGACGTCGGCCGCTACACCGAGCACATCGGGGAGATCGTCAAGGTGCAGCAGGACTACGCCCGCACGCCGCGCCTGTACGAGCCGGTGGTGCTCTCGGAGCTGGTGGAGGACGCGCTGCGCATCAACGCCGCGGGCCTCACGCGCCACCACGTGACGGTGGAGCAGCGGCTGGAGCCCGTGCCGCCCATCGTCACGGACAAGCACAAGATGTTGATGATCCTCGTCAACCTGGTGAGCAACGCCAAGTACGCGCTGGATCCCGTGCCCGAGGATTCGCGGCGCCTCGTCGTGCTGCTACGGCGCTCCGCCGAGGGCTCCATCCACATCGCCCTGAGCGACAACGGCATGGGCATCGCGCCCGAGCTGCTCACGCGCATCTTCCAGTATGGCTTCACCACGCGCGAGGAGGGGCATGGCTTTGGCCTGCACTCGAGCGCTCTGGCGGCCCAGGAACTGGGCGGCACCCTCAGGGTGGAGAGCGAGGGCCCCGGCCGGGGCGCCACCTTCACGCTGGTGATTCCCCCACCCCCTGCCCAGGCGGAGACATGA
- a CDS encoding response regulator, giving the protein MSTHPNPRRLLVIDDSEAIHTDFRRILTDEPLKSRGELDLMADALFGPEAAGSSVDKTVVEVDSAYQGEEGVARVREALAAGRPYALVFLDYRMPPGWNGAETLRHLRQVAPTLPVVLCSAYSDYSWAELQAEFGESRLLRQLRKPFNRQQVRELALGD; this is encoded by the coding sequence ATGAGCACGCACCCGAACCCCAGGCGCCTCCTCGTCATCGACGACTCGGAGGCCATCCACACCGACTTCCGCCGCATCCTCACCGACGAGCCGCTCAAGAGCCGGGGCGAGCTGGACCTGATGGCCGACGCGCTCTTCGGTCCCGAGGCGGCGGGCTCCAGCGTGGACAAGACGGTGGTGGAGGTGGATTCCGCCTACCAGGGCGAGGAGGGCGTGGCCCGGGTGCGCGAGGCGCTGGCCGCGGGCCGGCCCTATGCCCTGGTCTTCCTCGACTACCGGATGCCCCCGGGCTGGAACGGCGCCGAGACGCTGCGGCACCTGCGGCAGGTGGCTCCCACGCTGCCGGTGGTGCTCTGCTCGGCCTACTCGGACTACTCCTGGGCGGAGCTGCAGGCGGAGTTCGGCGAGTCCCGGCTCCTGCGCCAGCTGCGCAAGCCCTTCAACCGGCAGCAGGTGCGCGAGCTGGCCCTGGGTGACTAG
- a CDS encoding YopT-type cysteine protease domain-containing protein, which translates to MDGIRNKSPGRYAPARQSGQSHVPANVTRSPQSYPTQGPAPTSTPGYPEQSQYAGRSSRTSPSSHHQTPSPQEQAAYSARTGTVGYGRASRTPSPPPPAVPPWGVKPNIQQFCADVAKENKGTRLTQFTAQGSCPGTNGGVCNAMTEEWIKQGARNSSMDQASAAFTQSLHHGMPQLIDRQERFNGRMDALRNEMLQNKAESEQHMQDLQELTPHIQAMQAGRLSPKKANQVRKWVDQLESDMQATQQKVANTGARLAEAEKNEAARLGGRLPHTQMVSNKNITHDFAHDLDAATQRPGFYSLSVHSKDGGPGHVMGIEVGPHGCKFMDPNTGEFVMKDRKAMLNVATDHIASLYMNSNDRFSVSHFG; encoded by the coding sequence ATGGATGGAATCAGGAACAAGTCGCCCGGACGGTACGCCCCCGCGAGGCAGTCGGGTCAATCTCATGTCCCGGCCAATGTGACGAGGTCTCCCCAATCGTACCCGACACAAGGGCCGGCGCCGACCTCGACCCCGGGCTACCCGGAACAGAGTCAGTACGCTGGGCGGTCGTCGCGAACGTCCCCTTCTTCCCACCACCAGACGCCGTCGCCCCAGGAACAGGCCGCGTACAGTGCACGCACTGGTACAGTGGGCTATGGGCGCGCCTCGCGGACGCCCTCTCCGCCCCCTCCCGCGGTTCCGCCGTGGGGGGTCAAGCCCAACATCCAGCAGTTCTGTGCGGATGTCGCGAAGGAGAACAAGGGGACCCGTCTCACCCAATTCACAGCCCAGGGCTCCTGCCCCGGTACGAATGGTGGGGTCTGCAACGCCATGACCGAGGAGTGGATCAAGCAGGGCGCCCGGAATTCCTCCATGGACCAGGCCTCGGCGGCTTTTACCCAGTCACTGCATCACGGCATGCCGCAACTGATTGACAGGCAAGAGCGATTCAATGGCCGGATGGATGCGCTGCGGAATGAAATGCTGCAGAACAAGGCCGAGAGTGAGCAGCACATGCAGGATCTGCAGGAACTCACCCCTCACATCCAGGCGATGCAAGCGGGGCGGCTCTCGCCCAAGAAGGCGAATCAGGTGAGGAAGTGGGTGGATCAGCTGGAGTCGGACATGCAGGCCACCCAACAAAAGGTCGCCAATACGGGTGCCAGGCTCGCCGAGGCCGAGAAAAACGAGGCGGCGCGCCTCGGAGGAAGGCTGCCGCACACCCAGATGGTGAGCAACAAGAACATCACCCATGACTTCGCCCATGACCTGGACGCCGCCACCCAGAGACCGGGCTTCTATTCCCTGTCTGTGCATTCGAAGGACGGAGGGCCTGGGCACGTCATGGGCATCGAGGTGGGGCCCCATGGTTGCAAGTTCATGGACCCGAACACCGGCGAGTTCGTCATGAAGGATCGCAAGGCCATGCTCAATGTGGCCACGGATCACATTGCCTCGCTCTATATGAATAGCAACGACCGGTTCTCGGTCAGCCACTTCGGGTGA
- a CDS encoding LysR family transcriptional regulator, with translation MRGPEFADLSAFEAVATHRSFARAARELRTTAPVLSVTVRRLETRLGVRLLNRTTRSVSPTEAGLHLLQRLRPALRELDAAVLVVEDFRDRPVGTVKINSAHSAAVSLIAPVLGEFFDRHPEVKVELSVNSSTVDLAGGGYDLGVRLGERLEKDMVALRLGGRRQVYVVASPKYLRTRGTPQTPFELKHHRCIGTRRPDGIATRWEFERRGKSVSLPVDGTLVVDNLAVQLRAAQDGAGLAYTIDDSVEPLLVKGKLVRVLESWSPRFDGFYLTYPSRRQLTGAVRSFIDFMTRR, from the coding sequence ATGCGCGGACCCGAATTCGCTGACCTTTCGGCCTTCGAGGCCGTCGCAACGCACCGGAGTTTCGCGCGCGCCGCGCGGGAACTCCGCACCACGGCCCCGGTCCTCAGCGTCACCGTTCGCCGACTCGAGACGCGCTTGGGCGTCCGGCTCCTCAACCGCACCACGCGGAGCGTGAGTCCGACCGAAGCTGGCCTCCATCTGCTCCAGCGACTGAGGCCGGCGCTGCGCGAGCTCGATGCGGCAGTGCTCGTCGTCGAAGACTTCCGCGACCGGCCGGTAGGCACGGTGAAGATCAACTCCGCACACTCGGCGGCGGTGTCGTTGATTGCACCGGTGCTCGGCGAATTCTTCGACCGCCATCCCGAAGTGAAGGTCGAGCTGAGCGTGAACTCCTCGACGGTCGACCTCGCTGGCGGCGGTTACGACCTCGGCGTGCGGCTCGGGGAGCGCCTCGAGAAGGACATGGTCGCGCTCAGGCTCGGCGGCCGCCGGCAGGTCTACGTCGTCGCATCACCGAAGTACCTCCGCACGCGCGGCACGCCGCAGACCCCGTTCGAGCTCAAGCATCACCGCTGCATCGGCACCCGGCGCCCCGATGGCATCGCCACCCGTTGGGAATTCGAGCGGCGCGGCAAGAGCGTGAGCCTGCCCGTCGACGGCACGTTGGTGGTCGACAACCTCGCCGTCCAGTTGCGCGCCGCGCAAGACGGAGCAGGTCTCGCGTACACCATCGACGACTCGGTCGAGCCGCTCCTCGTGAAGGGCAAGCTGGTGCGGGTGTTGGAATCGTGGTCGCCGCGGTTCGATGGTTTCTACCTCACCTATCCCAGCCGCCGCCAGCTCACTGGAGCGGTGCGCTCCTTCATCGACTTCATGACCCGCCGTTGA
- a CDS encoding SDR family NAD(P)-dependent oxidoreductase, with protein MNMELQGKRALVTGSTSGLGEAIAKQLAAEGVTVIVHGRDATRARQVVEAIGAAGGRAEMALGDLSTDAGADAVRAAVEGDIDILVNNAGGYAHVGWLKATPEQWADVWQQNVISGVRMIRHFVPGMRARGWGRVITIGGGLATQPAPTQPHYNATLAARHNLAVSLSRELAGSGVTSNAVAPGAIRVPAIEGFMRHVAEAHGWGTQWDEIERAAVREFIPNDVGRLGRPEEVANAVVFLASPRAAYVTGAVLRVDGGTIRSV; from the coding sequence ATGAACATGGAACTTCAGGGGAAACGGGCATTGGTGACGGGCTCCACTTCGGGGCTCGGCGAAGCCATCGCGAAGCAGCTGGCGGCGGAGGGTGTGACGGTCATCGTGCACGGCCGCGACGCGACACGGGCCAGACAGGTGGTCGAGGCCATCGGCGCCGCTGGTGGACGCGCGGAGATGGCCCTCGGAGACCTTTCCACTGACGCGGGGGCCGATGCGGTGCGCGCGGCGGTGGAGGGGGATATCGACATCCTGGTGAACAACGCCGGCGGCTACGCACATGTGGGATGGCTGAAGGCAACGCCGGAGCAGTGGGCCGACGTGTGGCAGCAGAACGTGATCTCCGGCGTGCGGATGATTCGGCACTTCGTTCCCGGAATGCGGGCGCGTGGTTGGGGCCGGGTCATCACCATCGGTGGTGGACTCGCAACACAGCCGGCGCCGACGCAGCCGCACTACAACGCGACACTCGCGGCCCGGCACAACCTCGCGGTCTCGCTCTCGCGTGAGCTCGCGGGAAGTGGCGTGACGTCGAACGCGGTCGCTCCCGGGGCGATTCGGGTGCCAGCGATCGAGGGCTTCATGCGGCACGTGGCCGAAGCGCACGGTTGGGGCACGCAGTGGGATGAGATCGAGCGCGCCGCCGTTCGTGAATTCATTCCCAACGACGTGGGTCGTCTGGGCCGGCCGGAAGAAGTGGCGAATGCGGTGGTGTTCCTGGCGAGCCCTCGCGCGGCGTATGTGACCGGTGCGGTGTTGCGCGTCGACGGCGGGACCATTCGCAGCGTGTGA